CACGCGGGAAAAACCACTGGAAGAGCCCGCGGCCGACGCGCCACCCGTGGCCGACGAACCCGTTGACCAACCCACAGCCGACAACAACTCACCGGTTGTCAGCTGTGGGCGGGTGATTACCGACCCTATACGCTCCGGACAGCAAGTCTATGCCCGTGGTGGTGATCTGGTGGTACTCGCCCCGGTCAGCGCCGGCGCCGAGTTGCTCGCCGATGGTCACATCCATGTCTACGGCCCCCTGCGCGGCCGGGCCCTGGCCGGCGTGCGCGGCAACACCGAGGCCCGCATCATCTGCCAGAGTCTGGAAGCTGAACTGGTTTCCATTGCCGGCCAGTACAAGGTCGCCGAGGACTTGCGCAAGGCACACTGGAAAAAAGCCATTCAGGTCAGTCTGGATGGTGACAGCTTGAAGATAAGCGAGCTATGACAGATACTGTGCAACCATTCTGATACGCCGGAATTGCTGGCCTTGAGCCAATACGGAAACTGCGCGGGCAACGCCGGGCAGTGCCGGTTTCCGCTCCGGCAACCATTCACTCGCTAACCGACAGACAGGAAGGTCACCTTGGCAAAGATCCTCGTCGTAACTTCAGGCAAGGGTGGTGTGGGCAAGACCAC
This sequence is a window from Halopseudomonas salegens. Protein-coding genes within it:
- the minC gene encoding septum site-determining protein MinC, which produces MTANSTPDLLDNDPVFHLKGGMLAMTMIELIRQTPYAFARQLADKVEQAPNFFRDTPVVFSLEKLSGELAPATLQELLRISRDHGLQAVALRGDERFRQLAQEAELVLLPPGRTREKPLEEPAADAPPVADEPVDQPTADNNSPVVSCGRVITDPIRSGQQVYARGGDLVVLAPVSAGAELLADGHIHVYGPLRGRALAGVRGNTEARIICQSLEAELVSIAGQYKVAEDLRKAHWKKAIQVSLDGDSLKISEL